The following DNA comes from Plasmodium vivax chromosome 11, whole genome shotgun sequence.
TCACTATCGATATCGCCTTATGGAAGTTCGAAACGCCCAGGTACTTCTTCACAGTCATTGATGCCCCCGGTCATAAGgattttatcaaaaatatgattacGGGTACGTCGCAGGCTGATGTGGCTCTCTTGGTTGTTCCTGCTGAGGTTGGTGGTTTTGAAGGTGCCTTTTCAAAGGAAGGTCAAACTAAGGAACACGCCTTGTTAGCCTTCACCCTCGGTGTGAAACAGATCGTTGTTGGTGTCAACAAGATGGACACTGTGAAATACTCAGAAGATAGATACGAAGAAATTAAGAAGGAAGTTAGGGATTACCTGAAAAAGGTCGGATACCAAGCTGACAAGGTTGACTTTATCCCCATTTCTGGATTTGAAGGTGATAACCTGATTGAGAAGTCAGACAAGACCCCATGGTATAAAGGAAGGACCTTGATCGAGGCTTTGGACACTATGGAACCACCCAAGAGACCATACGACAAACCTTTAAGAATTCCACTCCAAGGTGTGTACAAAATTGGTGGTATTGGTACCGTGCCCGTTGGCAGAGTCGAAACTGGTATTTTGAAGGCCGGTATGGTTCTCAACTTTGCCCCATCTGCTGTCGTTTCGGAGTGTAAATCCGTCGAAATGCACAAAGAAGTTTTGGAAGAGGCAAGACCAGGTGACAACATCGGATTTAACGTAAAGAACGTTTCTGTTAAAGAAATCAAGAGAGGATATGTCGCTTCTGATACCAAGAATGAGCCAGCCAAGGGATGCTCCAAATTTACTGCCCAGGTTATCATTTTGAACCATCCTGGAGAAATTAAGAACGGATACAGTCCCGTCCTAGATTGCCACACTGCTCACATTTcttgcaaatttttgaacATCGACTCGAAGATTGACAAGCGTTCTGGTAAGGTCGTTGAGGAAAACCCTAAATCAATTAAGTCTGGTGATTCAGCCTTGGTTAGTCTCGAGCCAAAGAAGCCTATGGTTGTTGAGACCTTCACTGAGTATCCACCCCTAGGAAGATTTGCTATTCGAGATATGAGACAAACCATCGCTGTCGGTATCATCAAGGCGGTCGAAAAGAAGGAGCCAGGTGCCGTGTCCGCTAAAAACCCAGCGAAGAAATAAATGCCAGGCACATTGAgctttcttatttttcgGATTATGCACTGTACAATAGGAGGCTTTCATACAATTGCGTGTTACATATTGtgtatcatatatattaccTGTTATAtagcatttatatatattatatatatatatattacgctttatataattttttttttcatttttcggtTTTCGCCTACGACAAATTGTACATACTATGTAAAATTGTATAGCCCCTCGTTGTTGTGAGAAgcatttttagaaaaatacaCGCGTATATCTTACCCATACATCCTGTACACATAGTgaataaataacaataacTATTGTAAAACAGCGCGAGTAAAAACTTGTAAAAAGAAagctatttttatgaacagttcagaaattttttagcaaattGACGCACACtatttttggctagccaccagcgttcttaaaaataaggcaaaaaatTTTGCGGCATTTGCTCAGTGTCGGAAAGGGCACTTCTTAGGGGATGAAACATGACTTCCTATTTGCCCGCTTCACTGTTCATCTGCACAGATAGGGTATATGTTTGTACATGTCTGCACATCTTTACTCAATTGTGTACGGTGGGGGTTCTCGTCGGCCCACGTCCACCCCGTGTGTAAATAactttggctttttttttttttttacgttctgaaaaaaaaatattacctggtcagaaaaaaaaaaaaaaaaaaatgtgggaaCACATTTGgcttgcttttatttttacattttagcCTCCCGCACATGGCAATATATCAGCTGCTTACACAAAGCGCGTAATTTTTTGGTCAAATGTATTTGTTTTCCTGTATTTATTGTAATGACAAGGTGAGTAGGATGTTTTAAGAAGTAAAAGCACAGCTTTTGtgatttttacttaaaaaaaaaaatggaaaaataccatggattagaaaaaattggagaaggTACATATGGTGTAGTTTACAAAGCACAAAATAATTACGGCGAAACATTCGCGTTGAAGAAAATAAGACTGGAAAAGGAGGATGAAGGCATTCCGTCAACCGGTTAGCACAGCTATGCGCGAGGAGTGTGCCTCCCACACACTGGAGTTGTTTAAAATAACGCACGTGTGTGAGTGGGCGGGTGAGCgaacatgtgtgcatatgcaaATGTGCGAGTAGGCACacaatttgtaaaaaacgGTTTGTAAGTTACAGTGCTCCATCTGAGGCAGTCTTCTCCCATGCAACACGCAtctatacacatgtgtgcagaCACATAGCAAAGCCGACCCGCTTCTTCACACTTATGCACACATACCGTAAGCGCTCCGACTCATTCCCACCACGCAGCGATTAGAGAAATTAGCATTCTAAAAGAGTTAAAGCATTCAAATATAGTCAAGTTGTATGATGTCATACACACAAAGAAAAGACTAATATTAGTTTTTGAGCATCTCGACCAAGACCTCAAAAAACTTCTAGACGTATGCGATggtgaaaaatgataaaaaaaaaattttttagaCACGTTTCTTTTGCGTCTTCAAATTTGCCATGTTCGTTATGCACACGTTGGCATGCACTTCTGACTGTTACCGTGTGCAAGTGAAGCTACCCTTGGGGGCCTCCTTAACGATGGTCCAATTTCACTCGCAGGAGGACTCGAGTCAGTAACGGCCAAGTCATTTTTACTCCAGTTGCTCAGTGGAATAGCCTACTGTCATGAACACAGAGTGCTGCACCGAGATTTGAAGCCGCAGAATTTGCTCATAAATCGGGAAGGAGAATTAAAAATCGCAGATTTTGGACTCGCCAGGTAGGTCTTACGCAAAGTGGTCCATCCCCCTCGCCCACGTGCTCACACGGGTGGTGCTGCGTAGAAGTgttgcacaaatgggtattGCTGCATAAAAGTGTTTCACACTCGTGGGCCTATTTCTCTGCGCTatcacacacacacatgcacactTCGTCTCTCCCCGGGTTGActgcctccccccaaaagggcCTTTGGAATCCCCGTGCGGAAGTACACCCACGAAGTCGTCACGTTGTGGTACAGAGCACCGGACATTTTAATGGGCTCGAAGAAATACTCCACCCCAATTGACATGTGGAGCGTGGGGTGCATATTTGCAGAAAT
Coding sequences within:
- a CDS encoding elongation factor 1 alpha, putative (encoded by transcript PVX_114830A), whose translation is MGKEKTHINLVVIGHVDSGKSTTTGHIIYKLGGIDRRTIEKFEKESAEMGKGSFKYAWVLDKLKAERERGITIDIALWKFETPRYFFTVIDAPGHKDFIKNMITGTSQADVALLVVPAEVGGFEGAFSKEGQTKEHALLAFTLGVKQIVVGVNKMDTVKYSEDRYEEIKKEVRDYLKKVGYQADKVDFIPISGFEGDNLIEKSDKTPWYKGRTLIEALDTMEPPKRPYDKPLRIPLQGVYKIGGIGTVPVGRVETGILKAGMVLNFAPSAVVSECKSVEMHKEVLEEARPGDNIGFNVKNVSVKEIKRGYVASDTKNEPAKGCSKFTAQVIILNHPGEIKNGYSPVLDCHTAHISCKFLNIDSKIDKRSGKVVEENPKSIKSGDSALVSLEPKKPMVVETFTEYPPLGRFAIRDMRQTIAVGIIKAVEKKEPGAVSAKNPAKK
- a CDS encoding protein kinase Crk2 (encoded by transcript PVX_114825A), translated to MEKYHGLEKIGEGTYGVVYKAQNNYGETFALKKIRLEKEDEGIPSTAIREISILKELKHSNIVKLYDVIHTKKRLILVFEHLDQDLKKLLDVCDGGLESVTAKSFLLQLLSGIAYCHEHRVLHRDLKPQNLLINREGELKIADFGLARAFGIPVRKYTHEVVTLWYRAPDILMGSKKYSTPIDMWSVGCIFAEMVNGRPLFPGVSETDQLMRIFRILGTPNSENWPNVTELPKYDPDFMVYEPLPWETFLKGLDDTGIDLLSKMLRLDPNQRITAKQALEHAYFKESN